Genomic segment of Streptomyces longhuiensis:
GGTCTGTCGAACGTCGACGAGCGGCTCAGGCAGGTGTTCGGCGACGACTACGGCCTCGTCATCGAGACCGGCACCGGCGCGGGCATGAAGATCACCGTGCGGATCCCCAAGTACCGCGCGGGCGTGCACTCTTCAGGTGTGGAGGTCGACTAGCGGGCTCGCGGGCCGCAGGGCCTCAGAACAGATGGATCGCCAGATGGCCCAGCGGCAGCCCCAGCTGCCACGCCGGTGTCCACACCTGCGGCCCGTCGTCCTCCTCGTCGGGCAGCGGACCGCGGCCCGGCACGGAGTCGAGATCGGGCGCGAGCAGTTCCGTCTCCTCCAGCCACCGCCACGCCGCCTCGGCCAGTTCGAGGTCCGGCGAAGGTCTGTTCTCGTCGAGCGCCTGCGCGGCAAGGCGCGCCATGTGCTCTCGCACCCAGTACTGCCACGGCTGGTCGTAGGCCGTCAGCGACAGCCAGTTCTCCAGCTGGGACACGACCCGGATGCCGGACAGCTCGCCGTCCGTGTCCGACAGGAAGATCGTCAGTGCGAGTGCGTCGCGCCCGGCCCGGAACTCGAAGGACGTGGGCGGCATCAGATCACCGGTGCGCAGCAGCTCATCGGCGATGTACTCGGCGTACAACCACGCCATCGGCACCGTCAGTTCGCCGCCGCCGGCGCCCGATGTGCCTTCCTTGCTCCCGTGCAACATCCCTTCCTGCCTTCCTCCGGTCCGTGCGCTCCGCCGGCCCCCGGGCCCTCGCGCCCGACCGGGCAGGGGAGGACAGCGGATTACTCAATCGAGGACCGGGGCACCGGGCAAGGCGCTTTACCGAGGCTTGACCTGCTGTCCGGTTTCAATGCGGGCCGGCCGTGTTCGCCTCATAGCCCGGGAGCACCCTGCGCAGTGCGCGCAGCGCGTAGTACGCACGGGACTTCACGGTACCGGGCGGGATCCCGAGCGCGGCGGCCGCCTCGGCCACGGAGGCGCCCCGGAAGTACACGTGGAGGAGCACCGCCCGGTGCTCCGGGCTGAGCGTCGCCACGGCCTCGCGGACATCGAGCGCGGCCGCCGAGCGCTCCGCGTGGTCGGCGCAGACCCGCGCGCTCTCCAGGACCGTGCCGCCGATCTCCGGGGGCCGGGCGAGCCGTGCGCGCCGGGCGTCTATGGCGAGCCTGCGGCCGACGGTGAACAGCCACGGGCGCACGGACTCGTAGTCGGCGCGCAGCGCCTCCGGATGCTGCCAGGCGCGTACGAACGTCTCCTGGACCAGGTCTTCCGCCCGCTGCCGGTCGCCGTCGCACAGTCGCAGGAGGAAGGAGAGAAGCGGCCTGCCGTGCTCGCGCTGGAGCTCGGCCAGCACATGTTCTGCCGTGCGGTCGGGTCCTTCGGGCTTCATGGCGGTCGTCATGGCCGTATGGCAGCGCAGCGCGCGGCTCACGCCCAGAGCGTGGGCCGCGGTCTGCGACGGGCGGTCGATGCGGTCGGCGAGCGGTGCGGTGAACGGGGCCGACTGCCGCGGAACGTGACGCCGTTCCAGGGACCACGGCGGTATGGAGCCTTGACTCGGCCTGATGCTCGTACGTCTATGCCTATGTCGAAAATCACCATATTCACCGAATCGGGAGCTTGATCGATGGCGCAGCGCAGACGCGGCACAGGGCACATGGGACACACCCGGCACACGCACCGCACACGGCACGCACGGCAGGGCACGGTGCTCCTGGCCGCCGCGCTGATCGCGGCGGGCGCGGGCTGCTCCGCGCCCGAGGACGGCACACACCGCGCGGCCCCCCACGCCACCGGAGCCCCGGCGCCGTCGGCCGCGGGCGGCGCCACCGACGGGCAGCGCGGCTTCACGCTGGTCGCCTCCGGCGACGTACTGCCTCACGCGTCGATCATCAAGCAGGCGAAGACCGACGCGAGCGGCGACGGCTACGACTTCGCGCCGATGCTGTCCGCCGTGAAGCCGGTCATCTCCAAGGCGGATCTGGCGATCTGTCACATGGAGACGGTCTACGGCGCCGGCGGCCACTACACCGGCTACCCGACCTTCAAGTCCCCGCCCGAGGTTGCCAAGGGGCTGAGCGACACGGGCTACGACGCCTGTTCCACGGCCTCGAACCACGCCCTCGACGACGGCGCCGCAGGCATCGACCGCACCCTCGACGCCATGGACCGCGTGGGCATCCGCCACACGGGCTCGGCCCGCACCGCCGCCGAGGGCAGAAGCCCCGCGTGGCTGCGCGCCGGTGGCGCCAAGGTCGCGCACCTCGCGTACACGTACGACACGAACGGCCTCCCGATGCCCAAAGGGCGCCCGTGGGCCGTGAACATGATCGACCGTCAGAGGATCGTCCACGACGCGCGGGCGGCCCGGAAGGCGGGCGCGGACGTGGTCGTCCTCTCCCTGAACTGGGGCACCGAGTGGCAGGACGAGCCGGACGCGGACCAGCTGCGGCTCGGCGACGAGCTCACCGCGTCGCGCACGGGCGGCCGCCCCGACATCGACCTGATCCTCGGCACGCACGCGCACGTCCCGCAGGCGTACGAGAAGGTCAACGGCACGTGGGTGGTCTACGGCATGGGCGACCAGATCGCCGGCGACATGTTCAACGACGACGGCGCCCAGGACGCGCGCGGCAACGAGGGCACCATCGGACGCTTCACCTTCGCGCCGCCGGAGCGGCCCGGCGGGCGCTGGGAGGTGCGCAAGGCCGAGTTCATCCCGCAGTGGTTCAACCTCGGCTCGAGCCGCGTGATCAACGTCAACCAGTCCATCCACGACGGCCTCGGCCTGACGGACGTCCGCGACCGGATCAGTCGGGCCGTCCTCAGCCGCGGTGCGGCCAAGGACGGCCTGACGATGGGCCGTTAGACGACGGGCGGGTGGCACTCAGGACCTCGTCGCGCCGCGGGAAGGCGATGAGGTCGACCGAGAGGACGACCCCGAGCGCGGGCACCACCGGCATGACGGGCGTGCGGAACCTGCGGGGCGGGCACGCCCCAGGGGCCGTACGGGTTCGGGTGGTTACGGGACCACCGTGACGGGCCAGCGCCCTGCCTTCACCAGCCGGATCGCCACCGACCCGACGATGCGGTGTCCCGCCTGCTCGGACGCGCCGACGATCACGGCGTCCGCCTTCAGTTCGTCGGCGGCGGTGACCAGGCCGTTGTACGGGTCGCCGCGGAAGGTGTGGAACTCCCAGCGCACCTCGTATATGCCCTTCACCCGCTCGGCCGCCTCCCTGATCTCGGCGATCAGACCCTCGGCGATCTCGTCCGTGGTGTCGGCCACGGGGACGCCGAGCGCGGCGCCGGTGGCCATGATCGGCTGGATGTACACGACGGCCAGGAGAGCGCGCTGGCGTCGCGCGAGGCCTCCGGCGTAGGACGCGGCACGCAGCGAGGAGTCGGAGCCGTCCACTCCGACCACGATCACCTTGGGGCCGTCCGTACCGCGTTCGAACTGGTGTGGCTGCTCTGCGTTCACAGCGGTGAGGCTAGCGGAAACCCCAGGTCCGGCAGGCGTTGGGGCGAGCCTTTCCGTACGGGTCGGCCTCGGGCGCTGCTGGTCCCATCGGGTGTTTTCGGGAGGCGGAGCGGCGTTGGAATGCGGTCCGCGACGGGTGCCGTGCGACGCATTAGTCATGAAACCGGATCAGACCAATCCAGGGCGGCGGGCACTGTTCCGCGGCGTGGTGCTCCTCGGCCTCGGTGCCGTCGCCGGCTGCACCGGCCGCCCGGCCGCCCCTGCCGCGGGACCGCAGGCCGCGAAGGCGTTGCGGCCGTCCACGTACCGCCTCCAGCCCCTGGCCGGTTACGGTCCGCCGCAGGCGGCGTCCACCCGGCCGGCGGTACGGCACGAGCCGATCCTGCAGATGGACACCCACGACAGGACCATGGTCCTCACCTTCGACGACGGACCCGACCCGCTCTACACCCCGCACATCCTGCAGACGCTGCGTGAGTACGACGTCCGCGCCATGTTCTTCGTCTGCGGGGAACAGGTCGAGTGGAACAAGGACCTGCTGCGCGAGATGGCCGACGACGGTCACGTCGTCGGCAACCACACCTGGACGCACCCCCTGCTGACCGGCATGTCCCGCTCGGCGGTGCGCTCCGAGATCGAGCGGACCTGCGAGATCATCGACGACACGATCGGCGAGGCGCCCGCCTGGTTCCGTGCGCCGTACGGCGCCTGGAACCGGAATGTGTTCCGCATCGGCGCCGGGCTCGGCATGGAACCCCTCGCGTGGACCGTCGACACCAACGACTGGGAGGAGCCGGGCACCCGCTCCATCGTCCGGGCGGTCCGGGCCGGGGCGGCGCCCGGCGTGGTGGTCCTCAGTCATGACGCGGGCGGCAACCGCTCCCAGAGTGTTGCCGCCCTGCGCACCTATCTGCCGGAACTCCTCGACTCGGACTACCGCATCACGGTGCCCAGGCGCCGGGGAGTCTGAGCCGGGTTTTCGCCCGCCGGGTCAGCGCACCTCGACCAAGCGAGCGAAGACGACGACATTCCCGTCGTAGCCGTTCTGCTCGGAGAATCCGCCGCCGCACGTGATCACCCTCAGTTCGGGCGCTCCCTTACTGCCGTAGACGCGGTTCCCCGGGAAATTCGCCTTCTCGAAGACCTCGATGCCGTAGATCTGGAACACGGCGGTCTTCCTGTCCTTGCGCACGACCTGGACGCGATTTCCCTTTTTGAGCGAGCCGAGGCCGTAGAACACCGCGGGCCCCTGCTGGTTGTCGACATGGCCGACGACGACAGCGGTGCCCTTCTCGCCCGGAGTCACCCCACCGGTGAACCAGCCCGCGAGATTCGAGTCCTCGGCCGGCGGGGCCTCCACCCAGCCGTCCGGGTCGACCCCCACGGGCATGACCGGGGCATCCACCTGGATCGCCGGGATCTTCACCCGTTCCGCCACGGAGTACGGCAACGGCTTCGGCGCCTTCGCGCCGGGACCGGACGAGTCGCGGAGATCCGCTGCCGCCGCCGAAGCGGGCTGCGGGGGACCGAGGTCGAATTCCCCCGATCCATTGCGGATCAGCGCGAGTCCGGTGAGCAGAACCAGCGCGATCACGCCCCACGGCGCGCGCTTGCTCTGCTGACCCTCCTCGTCGGTCGGCTGGGACGAAGACATTCGTTCACCCCTCTCGACGCGGCGGCGAGACCGCGACAGTTGCGCTTACGAAAACGCTAAGCGCGGCGCAAGCGGCGGGCGACAGCGCAGGTGCGAACGGGTGGCGGCCGGAAGTGCGGTGCGCCATGAGAGTCCGTGGCGTCAAGAATTTCCTGACAGCCCGTGACCTGCGGCAATTTCCGCTCGTACGGAATTCCACCTGCGGTGTCCGAAACGCCGAAACGCCATGTGCGGACCCGGACGGCCGCGATCCGTGCGGGGCGAACGGGGCAACGGTGTGCGGCGGTCAGGCGACGGGGCGGTGCGGTGCCGGCTCGTCGGGTCCCGTCGTGTGCCAGACGTGCGGACCCGCACCGCGCCACTCGACCAGATGGGGATCGTCGAGCGTCATGTCGGACTCGCCGAGCCCCGCCGCGCGCAGCAGCCGGATCAGGTCCTGATCGCTGTGCGCGAGCCCGACGGCCCGCCCCCGCACGGTGACGTGCCGCCCGCCCTCGGGTGCGGGAGGGTGTACGACGATGGGGGTGTGCCAGGCAGTCATGGCACCAGAGTGCGTCGCCGGGGCGCCGGGCGCAGCCCGCGCCCCACCGGGAGAGGCAGGCAGTGATGACGGACGGAACGGCATCCACCGGGTTTCCGCACGGGATCGGCGCTCCGGCGCTTCGCGCGCTGAACGGGGCCGGGTACACGGAACTCGCCCAGCTCGCGGACGTGCCCGTGAACGAGCTGAAGGCGCTGCACGGGATGGGTCCCAAGGCGCTGCGGGTCCTCGGCGAGGCGCTGGCCGAGCGGGGGATGGCGCTGGGCGGGCCGCGCTGACCCGGAGGTGAGCGCGGCCCGCCGGTCTCACCCCCCGGCGTGCGGGAACAGCATGAGGAACGGTTCCACGGTGGCCGCGACCCCGCGGCTGTAGGGCGCGTCGAGGTCCCAGACCAGGAAGAGCAGGAACGCGATCAGGGCCGAGAAGAGCCCGGCGAGGATCAGTTCGCGTGCCGTCCGGCGGATCTGGAGCGCGAAGACCATGCCGATCGTGACGAGCCCTCCGGTGATGAGGCCGAACCACACGACGCCCGGCATCGTGGCGCCGGTGGAGTCCGCGCGCGCGTTGCGGGCGTCGTCCGCGGCGGTGATCTGGTCGAGCAGCGGCTGGTAGGCCTGCGCCTCGAAGTCGGTCTTCGGCTGGTAGTCGGTCACGTCGTGGCGCACCTTGTCGAGGAGCCGGGTGCCCTCGGCGGTGAGATGGCCCTGGTTCTTCATCGTGCGCCACTCGGTGGTGACGACATGGCTGACATAGGTGTCGACATCCGCGCGGATGCGGGTTCTGACCTCCGTCGGGTAGACGCGGACGCGTTCATGGACCTCGTGCAGGGCCTGCGCCTCGTTGCGCACGTGGTCCTGGGCGGCGCTGCGGCCCTCCCAGACACCCGCGATGGCGAGGCCCAGGACGATCGCGTACACCACGCCGATCATCATCGTCATGTACTCGATGACGTCCGGGGTCTCGCTCGGGTCGTCGTCGTCACCGATCCTGCGCTGCTGAAGGACGGTCACGGCGAGCACGACCGCGCACGCGGCCACCATCGCGAGGGTGAGAACAAGCCATTCCGACATCGGGACCTCCGGGCGGTCAGCGCGGGCGCAGCGCGGCTACGGCGAGCACCGCGGGCGCGGTGATGAGCAGGGTGAGCGAGACCAGGGAAGGCCCGCCGCTCGGCGGCGCCTTGCGGGGCGCGGGGCGGTATGCGGGATAACTCACCGGAGTCGGTGAGGGCTTGGGGCGCACCGTCGGCTTGGGCGCGGGCGGTGGCGGTGCCTTCACGGGCGGCGGCGGCGGCGGTGGCGGTGGCGGTGGTGGCGGTGGCGGTGGAGGAGGAGGCGGCGGTGGTGGTGGGGGCGGTGGCTTGGGGGCCGGGGGCGGCGCGGGCTTGCGCGGCGGTGGTTTGACGGGGCCCGCCCGGCAGACGACGCCGTCCCCGGCGCGGGCTATTGCGTCGCCGCCCTTGCCGATCGAGGCGTACGCGCAGTTGTCGGCCGGGGTCAGCGCGGCCGCCGTTGTGCCGGCCGCGGGCGAGCCCAGCAGCCAGGCCAGCGCGAGCACCGCCACCACCCGTGTGACCAGGGTCGACCTGGCCCCTCTGGATCCGTACACGACGGAGATCATGGGCGGCGGGAGGTGCCGCCACGCCCCGGCCGCCGAGGATTGGTCCGAAGGTGGGGAGATGGGGGGCGCCAGGTTTGCCCGCGGCCACCGGAGCGCACGCGTGACCGGCCCCGGATGCGTCCCACGCCCCCTCGTCAGAAAGAAATTTCCGGCCGCGTTGAACACATCCGCGGTCGCCGCGCGTACCTAGGGCCATGTGCGGCCCCTTCCGGGATCGCACAACACCCAAGCAAACAGCGGGAGTTGGCAATGAACACCTGGCGGAACGCCTCACTCGTAGCGACAGCTGCGGCCCTGCTGGCGCTGACGACGGCGTGCGGTCAGGACCAGGGCTATCAGTCGCCCAACGGTCAGTCCGTGGGCAACGCCGCTCCGGCGCAGGGCGGTTACGGCAACGGCGACGCGTACGGCAGCGGGGAC
This window contains:
- a CDS encoding sigma-70 family RNA polymerase sigma factor; amino-acid sequence: MTTAMKPEGPDRTAEHVLAELQREHGRPLLSFLLRLCDGDRQRAEDLVQETFVRAWQHPEALRADYESVRPWLFTVGRRLAIDARRARLARPPEIGGTVLESARVCADHAERSAAALDVREAVATLSPEHRAVLLHVYFRGASVAEAAAALGIPPGTVKSRAYYALRALRRVLPGYEANTAGPH
- a CDS encoding CapA family protein, translating into MGHTRHTHRTRHARQGTVLLAAALIAAGAGCSAPEDGTHRAAPHATGAPAPSAAGGATDGQRGFTLVASGDVLPHASIIKQAKTDASGDGYDFAPMLSAVKPVISKADLAICHMETVYGAGGHYTGYPTFKSPPEVAKGLSDTGYDACSTASNHALDDGAAGIDRTLDAMDRVGIRHTGSARTAAEGRSPAWLRAGGAKVAHLAYTYDTNGLPMPKGRPWAVNMIDRQRIVHDARAARKAGADVVVLSLNWGTEWQDEPDADQLRLGDELTASRTGGRPDIDLILGTHAHVPQAYEKVNGTWVVYGMGDQIAGDMFNDDGAQDARGNEGTIGRFTFAPPERPGGRWEVRKAEFIPQWFNLGSSRVINVNQSIHDGLGLTDVRDRISRAVLSRGAAKDGLTMGR
- a CDS encoding universal stress protein, with protein sequence MNAEQPHQFERGTDGPKVIVVGVDGSDSSLRAASYAGGLARRQRALLAVVYIQPIMATGAALGVPVADTTDEIAEGLIAEIREAAERVKGIYEVRWEFHTFRGDPYNGLVTAADELKADAVIVGASEQAGHRIVGSVAIRLVKAGRWPVTVVP
- a CDS encoding polysaccharide deacetylase family protein translates to MKPDQTNPGRRALFRGVVLLGLGAVAGCTGRPAAPAAGPQAAKALRPSTYRLQPLAGYGPPQAASTRPAVRHEPILQMDTHDRTMVLTFDDGPDPLYTPHILQTLREYDVRAMFFVCGEQVEWNKDLLREMADDGHVVGNHTWTHPLLTGMSRSAVRSEIERTCEIIDDTIGEAPAWFRAPYGAWNRNVFRIGAGLGMEPLAWTVDTNDWEEPGTRSIVRAVRAGAAPGVVVLSHDAGGNRSQSVAALRTYLPELLDSDYRITVPRRRGV
- a CDS encoding class F sortase gives rise to the protein MSSSQPTDEEGQQSKRAPWGVIALVLLTGLALIRNGSGEFDLGPPQPASAAAADLRDSSGPGAKAPKPLPYSVAERVKIPAIQVDAPVMPVGVDPDGWVEAPPAEDSNLAGWFTGGVTPGEKGTAVVVGHVDNQQGPAVFYGLGSLKKGNRVQVVRKDRKTAVFQIYGIEVFEKANFPGNRVYGSKGAPELRVITCGGGFSEQNGYDGNVVVFARLVEVR
- a CDS encoding DNA-binding protein, yielding MTDGTASTGFPHGIGAPALRALNGAGYTELAQLADVPVNELKALHGMGPKALRVLGEALAERGMALGGPR
- a CDS encoding DUF4239 domain-containing protein — its product is MSEWLVLTLAMVAACAVVLAVTVLQQRRIGDDDDPSETPDVIEYMTMMIGVVYAIVLGLAIAGVWEGRSAAQDHVRNEAQALHEVHERVRVYPTEVRTRIRADVDTYVSHVVTTEWRTMKNQGHLTAEGTRLLDKVRHDVTDYQPKTDFEAQAYQPLLDQITAADDARNARADSTGATMPGVVWFGLITGGLVTIGMVFALQIRRTARELILAGLFSALIAFLLFLVWDLDAPYSRGVAATVEPFLMLFPHAGG